In Anopheles ziemanni chromosome X, idAnoZiCoDA_A2_x.2, whole genome shotgun sequence, the genomic window CGACCACTCCGTAACGTCCGCCGGCGGATACGTGCCGAATGGACACGGTGGCCTGCTGAACGAACAGAAGTCGATGGTGAACTCGATGCCGGATATGTGCTTCTACTGCTTCGAGGTTCTCTACCGAGAGCTGCACAACATGGAGGAGCCGCGCACGCCATGCTTCACCAATGATCCTTAGTAAGTCCATCGACAGAACAATCAATAGGAAAGCAGCCTAGTGTTGTAACATTTTTCTGTTCCTCTGGCCCACAGCCCACTGTTTGTGACCTGGAAGATTGGCAGAGAGAAGCGCCTGCGTGGTTGCATCGGTACATTCAGTGCGATGCGTTTACATTCAGGTAAATAGCTTGCTAGCGTTCAaggtggtttgtttgtttcgttaacCCTACCGACGTTTTCCCTCCGGCGCAGGACTTCGAGAGTATGCAATAACAAGTGCTTTAAGAGATTCCCGTTTCTCGCCAATCACCCGTGATGAGATCCAAAGACTGACCGTCTCGGTGTCGATCCTCCAGGGCTTCGAGGAGGCCCGTGGCTACCTGGATTGGACGCTCGGCATTCACGGCATCCGCATCGAGTTCTACAACGAGCGCGGCTCCAAACGCACCGCTACCTACCTGCCACAGGTGGCCTCAGAGCAAGGTATGTTAGTACGGTAGGGTCGttttataaagaaaaacagttcAGCCAACATTCCGTTTCATTCCGTCAGGCTGGGACCAAACACAAACGATCGACTCGTTGCTGCGCAAGGGCGGCTACCGGGCGCAGATCACTCCAGAGACGCGCCGCTCGATCAAGCTCACCCGCTACACCTCCCAGGAATGGCACATGTCGTACAACGAATACCGTGAGCTACTGGACAAGCAATCTCACAACCACAGCAATATGCTAGGTAAAGTACAGTGCTAACATTATGGCAGTACAATACGGACCGATCCATCCGTCGGCATCGTTTGCCGCCCCGATagaccaccagcaccagcaatAGTAGCATTAATCACTGCTATACCACTGAACCGAAACGCGCTTGGGGCGATTACGGTCAATTACGATTTTTTGGGAATACCTTTTGGAAATCGTAGGGACCAAATTTGAACAGGTCAACCGCGTATTCCTTACAGAACTATTCTCCGTGGACACGGGAAGCACTTGCACGAACTGGCCTTCGTTTCGCCAAAAGCGTATGACGGCCAAGTTTCCAAGCCTATCCCAATAGTGCCGTACGTCAGACAAAAACCCTTGCTAAAGTGTAAATAGTCTTCGGCAAAGCGCGCCCTTTGCTAttcaaaaagttcaattttctcAACCACAGTCATCACGAAGAATCCCATGCAGCTATGCGTGCAATTTAATACGACATTTTGCAATATCGCGCTTACCCACCCATTttcgaaaagtttttaaaataatgtttgattttttacctattttttttaagcatCACGTGTAGggttaaacttttcttttgctaaATTTTTTTGCTCTAAATTATACAcgtatatattttaatattgatAAGATTTGGTAGAACGAAATAATGAgcacgattttatttttttaaagttatacATGGTGTCCAATATATTGTCAGATGTTTATCTTCATTGGGTAGTAGTGAAACACGCTACAGTTCATATACTTTCTACACATTATTATAGATGTTACAGTAGAATGTTTGATTGGGTTTGATGAACAAAAAAGATTCAAATTAGGCTGTCACACATCGGATTTAATGAAGttttacattctttcatttaaaaaagcatATCTGCCGCTTTCGGCACTCGTTGGAGAAGCGTTTGCCTTATCCGGTGAAATCTCGTTGTCCTGCGCGCCGGCTGTTCGCAATGGCAGTCTTATTTGCAGCATGTCGTTACGACAAATATAGCTacacatcttcttcttcttggcgtaacgacctcttggtcatgcctgcccgttaagggcttacgagacttgtttccctgttgtacgtggatagtcagccctctcgtacaggggaggttCCGGTcttggttgggattcgaacccacgccgtcgaggatAGCTACACATAAAACCAATATAGCTTTccattttcaaaaattgatcaagaaaatttgatttattgttgtgaaatgattgattttcttttaattagtTTATTAATATATTGGACACCGTGTATTTTTCTATAACAAAActtaatgtttcattttagcATAACTTAAGGTTCAACTCTCTTACGTAAGTTGCAATACATTCGAAGCACACTCTAAAACATATATTCGCGCAAACCATTTGTTTAACCATCGCAGCATAGTGATTCTCTATCCGACGTTTCGTTAACATTAATTATTAGTAGCACCGCTTCGTTACAGGCCGTTATATCTACCGATAACGTCCGCAACCATTCTCATAGCTATATTTGGGAGTGAAAAGGGCCGGTAAATAGCGAGCAAAATGTGCAGAAACCTTGCGCGGAGcataattacaaaccaaataTCTCTTATTCCAAAACGGCGCGTGATCTGGCCCTTAAGGCAACTGTCTGAAACAGGATTTGAACGTGTACAGAACCCGCTTTCAAAG contains:
- the LOC131291451 gene encoding uncharacterized protein CG5902 isoform X2, which encodes MASSCCGTKKQKLNGTYAATNGYSSTSSSSSSSGRGSNGDDGGTNNHHCNGRVGGNQYVGTQPSNDHSVTSAGGYVPNGHGGLLNEQKSMVNSMPDMCFYCFEVLYRELHNMEEPRTPCFTNDPYPLFVTWKIGREKRLRGCIGTFSAMRLHSGLREYAITSALRDSRFSPITRDEIQRLTVSVSILQGFEEARGYLDWTLGIHGIRIEFYNERGSKRTATYLPQVASEQGWDQTQTIDSLLRKGGYRAQITPETRRSIKLTRYTSQEWHMSYNEYRELLDKQSHNHSNMLGKVQC
- the LOC131291451 gene encoding uncharacterized protein CG5902 isoform X1, with protein sequence MASSCCGTKKQKLNGTYAATNGYSSTSSSSSSSGRGSNGDDGGTNNHHCNGRVGGNQYVGTQPSNDHSVTSAGGYVPNGHGGLLNEQKSMVNSMPDMCFYCFEVLYRELHNMEEPRTPCFTNDPYPLFVTWKIGREKRLRGCIGTFSAMRLHSGLREYAITSALRDSRFSPITRDEIQRLTVSVSILQGFEEARGYLDWTLGIHGIRIEFYNERGSKRTATYLPQVASEQGWDQTQTIDSLLRKGGYRAQITPETRRSIKLTRYTSQEWHMSYNEYRELLDKQSHNHSNMLDSQEQIQVLRDIRPRMKRKNVVAGHNESNLIEIQPADDTQTATPKKCKVRRV